The genomic region CCACGGCGGCGGCCAGGGCGTAGCCGCCGAGCACGTCGGTCGGGTAGTGCACGCCCATGAACATCCGGCAGAAGCCCTGCAGCAGGGCCAGCACGCCGGCGATCGCGCCGAGCCGCCGGTTCACCAGGAAGAGTGCCACCGCGACCGCCATCGACATGGTCGAGTGGTCGCTGACGAAGGAGTGGGTGCCGGCCTTGCCGGCCACCAGGACGTCCAGCCCCGGGTGGCTCACGAACGGGCGGGGGCGGTCGACGATCGAGGCGATCGGCAGGTTGGCCAGCTCGGCCACCACCACCGAGAGCGGGGCCCAGAGCACCCCGGCCACCGCCACCGGCGCGTCCGGTCGGCGCCGGGCCCGCAGCCAGCCGACCGTGCACAGGGTCAGCAGGCCGAACAGGATGCCGTACTCGCCGACCCAGGAGACCAGGGAGTCCAGCCAGCTCGGGGCGGCCTTGGCCCACCCGTTGACGGTGTAGAGCAGTTCGAGGTCGGGGTTGCCGGTGTCGGCCAGCAGCATCGACACGCCGTACCTCCTGTGCTCCGTTGGTCTTTCCGGTGCTTCTGGTCCTTCTGGTCCTTCGCGGGAGCAGCCTACTTGACGTGGTGCGGACGAACTGGCTGGCCGTCAGGACTTCGCCGGGGAGGAGGGGGTGGGGCTGGGGGCGGTGGTGTTGAGGGTCGAGCCGCCGTGCCCGTCCAGTGTCGAGCCGCCGGTGATGGTGCCGTCGGGCGCCCGGTTGGGGAGGGCGGCGGCGCCGTCCTGGGTGACCCGGGTGGCGCCGATGTAGTCCTTCTGGTCGATGGTGTCGTAGCGCACCACCGCGCCGGTGTGCGGGGCGTCGATCATGTAGCCGCCGCCGACGTAGATGCCGACGTGGTGGATGCTGCGCGGGTCGCTGAGGTCGGTGGCGAAGAAGACCAGGTCGCCCGGGCGCAGTTGGTCACGTGAGGGGTGCTGGCCGGCGTACCACTGGTCGTTGGCGACCCGGGGCAGCGAGATGCCGACCGAGGCGAAGGCCACCTGCATGAGCCCGGAGCAGTCGAACCGGCCGTCCTCGCCGGTGCCGCCCCACTCGTAGGGGGTGCCGAGCTTGGTCTGGGCGAAGTAGATGGCGCCGGAGGCCTGCTGAGAGACCGCCACCGGTGCGGTGGCGGCGGTGAAGCTCTGCGCCAGGGACTTGATCGAGCGGACGTAGCCCTGGGTCTCGGCGAAGGGCGGGACGCCCTGGTACTTGAGCACCCAGTCCGAGCCGGCGTTGTAGGCGGCGAGCAGGTTGGCCTGCCGGTCACCCGGGACGCCGACGGTGGCCCGGGCCATCGCGCAGTCGTAGAGCGCGGCGCTGGGGATGGCGTCGGCCGGGTCCCACGGGTCCTTCTTGCCGTCGCCGTTGCCGTCCACCCCGCTCTCGGTCCAGGTGGCGGGCATGAACTGGGCGATGCCCTCGGCCCCGACGCCGCTGCGGGCCAGCGGGTTGAAGCCGCTCTCCTGGTAGAGCTGGGCGGCCAGCATCGGCGGCGAGATCTCCGGGCACTTGGTGCCCCACTGCTGGATCAGGCCCTGGTACGCCGCCGGCACCGTCCCGGGGGCGAGCGCCAACCCCACCCCGTTCGACTGCTGCGAGACCCCGCTCGCCGCGTACGTCCCGACCCCCACCAGCAGCAGGAAGCCGATTGCAACAGCTCCCGCTGCGGCCGCCGCTCGAGACCCATTCCGGAGTACCATCAGCACCATCCCGATGCAGTGTCAGAGTGCTTGTGGTCCAGGAGCTTTTGGTCGTGCGGCCTGGACCGGGAGCCTCCGGCGCGGCGTCGGAACGCATATGCCCCCCGCACGCGCCAGGTCGATCGGCCGACACCTCCACGAGTCTGCTGCAAGGCGTTGCTCAGCGCAATCATCGGAGATACAAAGAGTGAGCGCTATCCTTCGTACAGTGGACATCCTGGCGTACGTGTCCTATGCCTCGCGACCAATCCTTCAGAAGTAGCCAAGTCGACATCAGATCTGGCCAAGAATAGGTCCCAGCCCTTCGCACTCCTGAGGTGAGGGGCCTTGAATTGCCTGATCGGGCGGTGAGACAGGAATGCACGTGGGTGACACAGTGAGCAGTGTGGGCAACACCGTGAATGGATACGCAGGCGGCCTGCTGGCCGCGGATCCGCCCAAGAAGGGCAACATCGACACCATTATCGGTGGGATCGCCCCGGATTGGGGGCCATTCGCCACCCTCGGGTCGGAGGCCCGGATCATGGTGGAGGTGGTGATGGCGGTCGCCATCCTGGCCTGCCTGGCGATCGCGGTCTGGGGTGCGGCCAAGCAACGGATCGGCGCCACCGCGATGCGCGACACCTTCAGCGCCGAACAGGGCAAGGGGCTGATCATCGCCGGGCTGACCGGCGTGTTCATCATCGGATCGCTGGGCACTCTGTTCACCATTGTGTACGGCATGGCCATCTGACGATCAGACAGTCGACCCGGATCGTAATGCTGGAGCCCATCCACCGGCTCCCCGTCCCAGGAGGGCCGCCGTGCCGTTGCCCGACGACCAGCCGCACACCCGAACGCGGCTGCCGGTCGGCGAACAGGCCTCCGCGCAGCCGCCGGGCCGTCAGCCCCGCCCGCTGCGCACCCTGCTGACGGTGCTGGTGGTGGTCACCCTGTTGGTGTTGGCCATCTCGATCGCCAACAGCGACAAGAAGACCGGCTCGGTAGCGGGCGGCGGCCACTCAGCCGCCGCCGTACCGCCGGGCGCGACCGCACCCACCGCGCCCAGCGGCGACCAACCGGTCACCGCCACCAGCAACGGGATCGGCACCGGCTACCCGCACACCGAACAGGGCGCCCAGTCGGCCGCGGCCAACTACGCGGTGGCGCTGGGCAGTGCGGACATGTTCCGGGCCGACGGGCGCCGCACCGTGCTGACCGCGATCGCGGACCCGGCGGTGGCGGACAGCCTTCGCGCCCGCTACGACCAGGCGATCACCCCCGACGTCCTGGCCCACCTGGGCCTGGACGCGCAGGCCAAGGCGCCGAGCGGCCTGACCTTCGTCAGCCGCAGCACGCCGATCGGGACCAGGACCGAGGGCTACACCGCCGACACCACCAAGGCGATGGTCTGGTACGTGGGCCTGATCGGACTGGCCGGCAGCGGGTCGACGCTGCCGGTGCGGGAGAGCTGGAACACCCTGACGCTGACCCTGCACTGGGTCGGCGACGACTGGAAGATCACCGACTTCAGTCGGCAGAGCGGGCCGGCCCCCGTCCCCGCCGACCAACAGGCCGCCACCGCCGACGAGATCACCGGCGCCGTCCAGCAGTTCGGAGGCTTCCGCTATGCCCGCTGACGAACCGCAGCCCGCGACGGCCCGCCGCGCGCTGACCCTCGGCGGGGTGGTGGCGACGGTGCAGCTCGGGGCGATGCTGGCGGCGCAGCGCGCCTTCGCGGCGCCGAGCGCCCCGCCCTCGGGCGGCGCGAGCCCGTCGGCCACCCCCAGTCAGAAGCCATGTGACTTTCCGCTCCCGGGCGCCGACACGGTCTGTGGAAGTAACAGCGGCGGCAGCACACTCCCCGGCTCCTCCACCGTCGGCTCCGTCACCGACCCCCTCGGCTCTCTCGCCAAGTCCTGTGCGCAGGCCGCCGCCTGGGTGGTGCGCAACCTCTCCGGGGGGATCGACAAGACCACTCAGGTGGACTTCACCAATACCGATTTCCTCGCGCAGTACTCCGTCGTGTTCGCCGCTTCCACCGTGCTCACGCTGGTGCTCTGGCTGCTGGCCGTCACCAAGCGGGCGGTGCGCGGGGTGCCGTTGACGCAGGCGTTCTCGGAGGCGATCGGGTTCCTCTGGCTGACCGTCATCTCCTCGGCGTTCACTCCGCTGATCCTGTACACCCTGGTGGGTGCGACGGACGGCTTGACGACGGCGATCGCGGCGGGGACCAAGTCGGACACCGGTACCTACCTCGGCGGGTTCGCGGACACCTTGGAGCACGGCTCGATCGGCGGTGGGCCGCTGATCCTGGTGCTGGTCTCGTTGGTCGCGGTGCTGGCCGCGGTGGTGCTCTGGATCGAGCTGTGGATCCGCACGTTGATGCTGTACGTGGGCGCGCTGCTGGGCACCGCGGTGTATGCGGGGCTGGTGGACAAGCAGTTGTGGAAGCACGTGCGCCGCTGGGCCGGTCTGATGGCCGCGATCGATCTGGCCAAGCCGGTGATCGTGATCATCCTGGGTCTGGCCAGTGCGTTGGCGGGCGGCGCCGGGGCCACGGACGACTTCGCCCGGGTGCTCGCGGGTCTGGGGATCCTGTTCCTGTCGATCTTCGCGACGACGGCGATCTACCGCTTCATCCCGGGCTTCGGGGACGAGATGCTGCAGCTGCGCAACGCCCGGGCGAGCGCGGTCAGCGCCGGCTCGGCGATGATCAGCGGGCCGGCCAACCTGGTCAAGCAGGGCATCTCGACGCACGGTTCGCGCGGTGGCGCGGAGACCGCCTCGGCGTCCGGCGGCACGGGTGGCAGCTCGGCCGCGGCCGGCATCGCCGCGCACGGCTCGCGCACCCCCGCGCCACCGGCCCAGCCGGCCGCCCCGACCCCAGCCCAGAACCCAGCGAAGGGAGGCTGACCGCACCATGACGAGCGA from Kitasatospora azatica KCTC 9699 harbors:
- a CDS encoding phosphatase PAP2 family protein; its protein translation is MSMLLADTGNPDLELLYTVNGWAKAAPSWLDSLVSWVGEYGILFGLLTLCTVGWLRARRRPDAPVAVAGVLWAPLSVVVAELANLPIASIVDRPRPFVSHPGLDVLVAGKAGTHSFVSDHSTMSMAVAVALFLVNRRLGAIAGVLALLQGFCRMFMGVHYPTDVLGGYALAAAVVLLLAPIAMAVLVPLCHALTRSVLAPLVTAAPKRTARRGRNRRREGHPEQQPAPESDLAA
- a CDS encoding C40 family peptidase, whose product is MVLRNGSRAAAAAGAVAIGFLLLVGVGTYAASGVSQQSNGVGLALAPGTVPAAYQGLIQQWGTKCPEISPPMLAAQLYQESGFNPLARSGVGAEGIAQFMPATWTESGVDGNGDGKKDPWDPADAIPSAALYDCAMARATVGVPGDRQANLLAAYNAGSDWVLKYQGVPPFAETQGYVRSIKSLAQSFTAATAPVAVSQQASGAIYFAQTKLGTPYEWGGTGEDGRFDCSGLMQVAFASVGISLPRVANDQWYAGQHPSRDQLRPGDLVFFATDLSDPRSIHHVGIYVGGGYMIDAPHTGAVVRYDTIDQKDYIGATRVTQDGAAALPNRAPDGTITGGSTLDGHGGSTLNTTAPSPTPSSPAKS